In Patescibacteria group bacterium, a genomic segment contains:
- a CDS encoding DMT family transporter: MDFSKIFNSDYLFKSAPAESRLNLYYLIIFVALIVFAILIKFSKQDRKIKNRQFYIYLTGGILGLIYVFARHEGLPYLSARIVLLVIIAGLLASLTYLTIWMARYIPKMNNKKFAEEKYQKYLPKSKKRK; encoded by the coding sequence ATGGATTTTTCGAAAATTTTTAACAGCGATTATTTGTTCAAATCTGCCCCAGCGGAGAGTCGCTTGAACTTGTATTATTTGATAATATTTGTTGCGCTTATTGTATTCGCAATTCTAATTAAATTTTCGAAACAAGATAGGAAAATAAAAAACAGGCAATTCTACATATATTTAACGGGCGGGATATTGGGATTGATTTATGTTTTTGCTCGGCATGAGGGCCTTCCTTATTTATCAGCCAGAATTGTGTTGCTTGTGATCATTGCCGGTCTCCTTGCCTCGTTGACTTATTTAACAATTTGGATGGCAAGGTATATCCCAAAGATGAATAATAAAAAATTTGCCGAGGAAAAATATCAAAAATATTTACCCAAGAGCAAAAAAAGGAAATAA
- a CDS encoding S1 RNA-binding domain-containing protein — protein sequence MKKVVADEELVEAEVKKEKKENKKTDENSMKALMEEMGDDILPFVEGDMVEAKVLAVGGNRIWVDVMGQSLGFIPEKEITSKAGLAKGDAVYASVISMDNEEGNVVLSMKRADREKYWLEMQQKFESGEPVAIQIVDANKGGLMTDIGGIQGFLPVSQLSPANYPRVSGGDKDEILNRLRQFIGTELMVKVINCDKENNKLIFSEKAVRAEEVKTKIDKYKVGDKVAGKITGIVDFGLFVSLDPQIEGLVHISEVSWSRVSDLSKLYKVGDEVKIMIIGVDEGKISLSIKRLLPDPWVEAASKFKVGSEVKGTITKITPFGAFVSLGDDIDGLVHVSELSDEHIVDPGEVVELGKEYTFKIISIEPESHRLGLSLKDLKSKKSEKKEESGEKAEKNEPAGDKKTEKKTKGKNKEE from the coding sequence ATGAAAAAAGTTGTAGCGGATGAAGAATTGGTAGAAGCAGAAGTTAAAAAAGAGAAAAAAGAAAACAAAAAAACAGATGAAAATTCAATGAAAGCGCTCATGGAAGAGATGGGCGACGACATTTTACCATTTGTTGAAGGAGATATGGTTGAAGCCAAAGTTCTTGCTGTTGGAGGAAACAGAATTTGGGTTGATGTGATGGGCCAATCACTTGGTTTTATTCCCGAAAAAGAAATTACCTCAAAAGCCGGTCTTGCTAAGGGCGATGCCGTTTATGCCTCAGTTATCTCCATGGACAACGAAGAGGGTAATGTGGTGCTCTCTATGAAGCGGGCTGACCGGGAAAAATATTGGCTTGAAATGCAACAGAAATTTGAATCTGGAGAACCGGTTGCAATTCAGATTGTTGATGCGAATAAAGGCGGCCTCATGACCGATATTGGCGGGATTCAGGGATTTTTACCAGTGTCTCAACTCTCACCAGCCAATTATCCACGAGTTTCCGGTGGTGATAAAGACGAAATTTTGAATCGATTGCGACAATTTATTGGTACCGAACTTATGGTTAAGGTTATCAATTGCGATAAAGAAAATAATAAACTCATTTTCTCCGAAAAAGCAGTAAGGGCCGAGGAAGTTAAAACTAAAATTGATAAATATAAAGTTGGGGATAAAGTTGCTGGAAAAATCACAGGAATTGTGGACTTCGGCTTGTTTGTGAGTTTGGATCCACAAATTGAAGGACTGGTCCATATTTCCGAAGTGTCATGGAGCAGAGTCTCCGACCTTTCTAAACTTTACAAAGTCGGCGACGAAGTTAAAATTATGATTATTGGGGTAGATGAAGGTAAAATTTCATTATCAATCAAACGTTTACTTCCGGATCCATGGGTAGAAGCCGCCTCCAAATTTAAAGTGGGCAGTGAGGTCAAAGGCACTATTACAAAGATTACACCATTTGGTGCCTTTGTTTCTCTGGGAGATGATATCGATGGTCTTGTCCATGTTTCTGAACTTTCTGACGAACATATCGTTGATCCAGGAGAAGTGGTTGAACTTGGCAAAGAATACACATTCAAGATAATCTCTATCGAGCCAGAAAGCCATAGGTTGGGCTTGAGCTTGAAAGATTTAAAATCAAAAAAATCTGAAAAGAAAGAAGAATCAGGGGAAAAAGCTGAAAAGAACGAACCAGCTGGTGATAAAAAAACCGAGAAAAAAACAAAAGGGAAGAACAAAGAAGAATAA
- a CDS encoding SET domain-containing protein, whose amino-acid sequence MLFVKTYLDKSTIDGIGLFAGEDIKKGTKVVDYSPKLDVILTQEEFGNLRPGEQESFRHFGYLSKHTGKWHSSFDNIRFCNHSKDPNVKMQGNEYFAIEDIKEGQEIICDYEEFEKLRVDVK is encoded by the coding sequence ATGCTTTTTGTAAAAACCTATTTAGATAAAAGCACGATAGATGGGATTGGTCTTTTCGCTGGCGAAGATATTAAAAAGGGAACCAAAGTAGTTGACTACAGCCCAAAACTTGATGTGATTCTGACTCAAGAAGAATTCGGAAATTTGAGACCAGGTGAGCAAGAATCATTTCGACATTTTGGCTACTTGTCAAAGCATACTGGCAAATGGCACTCATCCTTCGATAACATTCGCTTCTGTAATCATTCCAAAGATCCCAACGTCAAGATGCAGGGCAATGAGTATTTCGCGATCGAAGATATTAAAGAAGGGCAAGAGATAATATGTGATTACGAAGAATTTGAGAAACTGCGAGTTGATGTGAAATAA